A genomic window from Brevibacillus agri includes:
- a CDS encoding terminase large subunit domain-containing protein: MAALTKKQKLEKIMGSFELFAKNFIYITDTKNQKVKFNLNSAQIELDELIENNRFVVVNKARKAGVSTYMLAAALWRCCTRENESILIVSYKTDSSKYLFETLKKMNMWLPRDQYPDLFPETKRDSRDELLFENGSRVVCAVAGNKEIARGFSPTWTHLSEFAHYANQEKQLLSVEQALIDNGKLTIETTSNGTNNHYYKLFMSAYKGNSKYKPYFIPFYHELYKEQNRNQHDEAEEWFKANNKGNRLREKDLEPDEKILFEKGANLRFLMWRRYKLLDMTLQEFYQEYPSNPMESFISTGQSVFDQSKVLERLNYILEPLSTNEVYSQLPDVLKLYINRGLYIYKLPKKGIKMFGGVDTASGSGGDYSTVTIFDNEGEQVLSFYHNKVPVYLFAEIVDTIGKWCNYAYLAIERNNLGLPLIERLRKDYEYMNLLKQKVFDQKGKKKLQLGWTTTNTSKSIMISDFKEQFERGFINLHCKETLQQMQIFQEVDGKMNNKKGEGNHDDLIVAAALACQAMKQNKYYVDIA, translated from the coding sequence GTGGCTGCACTAACTAAAAAACAAAAACTTGAAAAGATAATGGGTTCATTTGAACTGTTTGCCAAGAATTTCATTTATATTACAGACACAAAAAACCAGAAAGTAAAGTTTAACCTAAACTCAGCACAAATTGAATTGGATGAGTTAATAGAGAATAATCGTTTTGTTGTGGTGAATAAAGCGAGAAAAGCGGGCGTATCTACATACATGCTCGCAGCGGCACTTTGGCGTTGTTGCACAAGGGAGAACGAGAGTATTTTGATTGTTTCGTATAAAACAGATTCGTCTAAATATTTATTTGAGACACTGAAAAAGATGAACATGTGGCTACCAAGAGATCAATACCCTGACTTATTTCCCGAAACAAAAAGGGATTCGAGAGATGAATTATTATTTGAAAATGGTAGCCGAGTTGTTTGTGCAGTGGCAGGCAACAAAGAAATTGCTAGGGGCTTTAGTCCGACATGGACACACCTTTCAGAATTTGCCCATTATGCCAATCAAGAGAAACAGTTACTATCCGTTGAACAGGCATTGATTGACAATGGAAAACTGACCATAGAAACGACAAGTAATGGGACAAACAACCATTATTATAAGTTGTTTATGTCTGCCTACAAGGGCAACTCAAAGTATAAACCTTATTTCATACCGTTCTATCATGAATTATATAAAGAACAGAATCGCAATCAACATGACGAAGCGGAAGAATGGTTTAAGGCAAACAATAAAGGGAATCGGCTCAGAGAAAAGGATTTAGAGCCAGATGAGAAGATCCTATTTGAAAAAGGTGCTAATTTACGTTTCCTGATGTGGCGTAGATATAAATTGCTTGATATGACTTTGCAGGAGTTTTATCAGGAGTATCCTAGCAATCCAATGGAATCATTTATTTCTACGGGTCAAAGTGTTTTCGACCAATCCAAAGTGTTAGAACGTCTGAATTACATTTTAGAGCCACTTTCAACGAATGAAGTATATAGCCAGTTACCAGACGTTTTAAAGCTATATATAAACAGAGGATTGTACATCTACAAATTGCCTAAAAAGGGAATCAAAATGTTTGGTGGAGTGGATACTGCCAGTGGATCAGGTGGCGACTATTCAACAGTAACCATTTTTGATAATGAAGGCGAACAGGTGCTGAGTTTTTATCATAACAAAGTACCTGTTTATCTTTTTGCTGAAATAGTGGATACAATCGGGAAATGGTGTAACTATGCTTACCTTGCTATCGAAAGGAATAACCTGGGTCTACCATTAATTGAACGTCTACGGAAAGATTATGAATACATGAACCTTTTGAAGCAGAAAGTATTCGATCAGAAAGGCAAAAAGAAGCTTCAATTGGGCTGGACAACAACGAATACTTCTAAATCAATCATGATTAGTGACTTTAAAGAACAATTTGAAAGGGGTTTTATTAATCTCCACTGTAAAGAAACCCTTCAACAGATGCAGATATTCCAAGAAGTAGACGGAAAAATGAACAATAAAAAAGGTGAAGGTAATCACGACGATTTGATCGTGGCGGCTGCGCTTGCGTGCCAAGCGATGAAACAAAATAAATATTATGTTGATATTGCGTAA
- a CDS encoding phage portal protein — MSIQQYVLEKFDGNLEWFVEECKKVYHQQRVNHVLDLREYLNGKHKILNRSVEVWNGKEYYPRTIVLNLAKNILNFESTYLLGNPITISGKDATVKKFKKVWRKGNYDRVTKKILDNVIKYGMCWEVCYLDENKDIQSYIVKPEDGYEVISPDNKYIGFIEHYVVDGCSYYNVFYEDRIEKWDDVGGQLRKVAEFTNISGLPIRYKNDQNELDENSGRSSLEDIIPLIDQLEDVLSKFSDSFYKHHNPLMIISGQILKGDGFNPHLVGNALNLDDGSTADMISNKLDHMSFKEIYGTIYQALLTISNTPGIAMSSVELSNISETSLLLLYSVADVRGALNESWLKEGLMERLKVFKKLMELKGIAVNQDDFDELELIFQYARPKNRTEIVDNIVKLRSINMLSLETAVEQNPYTSNKAQEMDRLREEQMENNMGNKKDKDDKKSDDLGNKDGQQMQE; from the coding sequence ATGAGTATTCAACAATACGTTTTAGAAAAATTTGACGGGAATCTAGAATGGTTTGTGGAGGAATGCAAAAAGGTATATCATCAACAACGTGTCAATCATGTACTTGACTTACGAGAATATCTGAACGGCAAACATAAAATCTTGAATCGGAGTGTAGAAGTATGGAACGGAAAAGAATACTACCCTAGAACCATTGTTCTAAATCTGGCAAAAAATATACTAAACTTTGAATCAACATACTTGTTAGGTAACCCGATCACTATTTCCGGCAAAGATGCAACAGTTAAGAAGTTTAAGAAGGTGTGGCGGAAAGGTAACTATGATAGGGTAACGAAAAAGATTCTGGACAATGTGATTAAATATGGGATGTGTTGGGAAGTTTGCTATCTGGATGAAAATAAGGATATTCAGAGCTATATCGTAAAGCCGGAGGATGGATATGAAGTCATTTCGCCGGATAATAAATATATTGGATTCATTGAACATTATGTAGTTGATGGATGCTCTTACTACAATGTGTTTTATGAAGATCGGATTGAGAAATGGGACGATGTAGGTGGACAATTAAGGAAGGTTGCAGAGTTTACGAATATTAGTGGCCTTCCAATCAGGTATAAGAATGACCAGAACGAATTGGACGAGAATAGTGGGCGCAGCAGTTTAGAGGATATTATTCCATTAATTGATCAGCTAGAAGATGTATTATCTAAATTTTCTGATTCATTTTACAAACACCACAATCCACTAATGATTATATCAGGCCAGATCCTAAAAGGGGATGGGTTTAATCCGCATTTGGTCGGTAATGCGTTGAATTTAGATGACGGTTCTACGGCAGATATGATATCCAATAAACTGGATCACATGAGTTTCAAAGAGATATACGGGACGATATATCAAGCCCTTTTGACAATTTCTAATACACCTGGCATTGCTATGTCATCAGTTGAGTTGAGCAATATCTCAGAAACGTCCTTACTTCTACTCTATTCTGTAGCGGATGTACGTGGTGCATTAAATGAATCATGGCTTAAAGAAGGGTTAATGGAAAGGTTAAAGGTGTTTAAGAAGTTAATGGAGTTAAAAGGAATTGCGGTTAATCAAGATGATTTCGATGAATTAGAGTTAATATTCCAATATGCTCGTCCTAAGAATAGAACTGAAATTGTTGATAACATCGTTAAGCTGCGTAGTATTAATATGCTTAGTTTGGAAACAGCCGTTGAGCAGAACCCATATACGTCAAATAAGGCACAAGAGATGGATCGACTTAGAGAAGAACAGATGGAAAATAATATGGGAAATAAAAAAGATAAAGATGATAAGAAATCTGATGATTTAGGAAATAAAGATGGGCAACAAATGCAAGAATGA
- a CDS encoding copper amine oxidase N-terminal domain-containing protein, with product MRHSRLIKCFFVLTLLLSVLGFEKVGSAEDYPPVTVKINDKAIQGQNGIVDGGTIFIPAKAVFENLDIKVEWDQSTSTLKGYQFDTIRIEISPNKDLGKLDGKPFLMDFPPKVVNGTLMVPSSLITQLFNYEVKFEPIANIVKIDKTQLIAVDPYASYNKMKKELEQKYNLTNNGNNVVNNQESEKLKQFKNAIKDYMGRTIWTRTTLMKDADGKYVDVEKFAPMWILEIKEDTFFTLKLKSGDMIYYLTAYDEYSVHFGFLLSNPYTTYKWSNKVWDHIKKNSVFVGMNEDMVWLSWGLPTRKNVSKYAWGTEEQWVYDLKSQGTKYLYFKNGILTSIQTSE from the coding sequence ATGAGACATAGCCGACTTATTAAATGTTTCTTCGTCCTTACTTTGCTGTTGAGTGTATTAGGATTTGAAAAAGTCGGATCAGCAGAAGATTACCCACCTGTTACAGTCAAGATAAATGATAAAGCAATACAAGGACAAAATGGAATAGTAGATGGTGGTACCATATTTATTCCAGCAAAAGCTGTCTTTGAGAATTTAGATATTAAAGTCGAATGGGATCAATCAACAAGCACCCTAAAAGGTTATCAGTTTGACACTATTAGAATTGAGATTAGCCCGAATAAAGATTTAGGAAAACTAGATGGAAAACCTTTCTTAATGGATTTTCCACCCAAGGTTGTCAATGGTACGCTTATGGTTCCTTCATCACTTATTACCCAGTTATTTAATTACGAGGTTAAGTTTGAGCCAATTGCAAATATCGTAAAAATAGATAAAACACAACTGATAGCAGTTGATCCTTATGCCAGTTATAACAAGATGAAAAAGGAATTAGAGCAAAAATATAATCTGACTAACAACGGTAATAATGTCGTAAATAATCAAGAGAGCGAAAAATTAAAGCAGTTTAAGAATGCGATAAAAGATTACATGGGCAGAACAATATGGACTAGAACCACTCTCATGAAAGATGCAGATGGTAAATATGTAGATGTTGAAAAATTTGCACCCATGTGGATATTAGAAATCAAAGAAGATACTTTTTTTACCTTGAAACTTAAATCAGGTGACATGATTTATTATCTGACAGCATATGATGAATACAGTGTACATTTTGGATTTTTACTATCCAATCCGTATACAACGTACAAATGGTCAAATAAGGTATGGGATCACATTAAAAAGAATTCTGTATTTGTTGGAATGAATGAAGATATGGTTTGGCTATCATGGGGACTTCCAACAAGAAAAAATGTCTCTAAATATGCTTGGGGAACAGAAGAACAATGGGTTTATGATCTAAAATCTCAAGGAACAAAGTATTTGTACTTTAAGAATGGCATATTAACGTCAATTCAAACATCAGAATAA
- a CDS encoding Ig-like domain-containing protein, with amino-acid sequence MINLFQSNPDDFQYILDTIGQNVQINNQSVKVVISNTTLSTDVDDKKISTLTPIERGDIVHYNNEDWLIISEVNGQRNGRYRAFMRVCDYPIKINFGIVKEFPAIVDGRVFDVETGQYMTLPASKILVTLQENQETLEIEAGQRFIKMGRAWKVEAIDRTHKGLLRLWCKQDQFNSAVDDVENEIADARKYVYVVDITNTETTIQQENTLQLNVSVTLNGQSVSGMAITFSSSDTNIATVDTSGLVTAVNPGTVTITAALAEKSDVKDTITLTVEAVQQDNYVLTIVGDPDMRVTQTKTWNAVLTNNGQQVSMQPATWSITNTTGGTTDLVTITNQSNKSCTLKANSNNKTGYFKLICTLNDGSLTSEKQILVKSLI; translated from the coding sequence ATGATTAACCTATTTCAGTCCAATCCAGATGACTTCCAATACATCCTTGACACTATTGGTCAGAATGTACAAATCAATAACCAATCTGTAAAAGTGGTCATTTCAAATACGACACTTTCAACCGATGTTGATGATAAAAAGATAAGTACCCTTACGCCAATTGAACGTGGCGATATTGTCCATTACAACAATGAGGATTGGTTGATTATCTCCGAAGTAAATGGACAGCGTAATGGACGTTACAGGGCGTTTATGCGTGTCTGTGATTATCCGATTAAGATTAATTTTGGCATTGTAAAAGAGTTTCCTGCCATTGTTGATGGGCGCGTGTTTGACGTGGAAACTGGCCAATATATGACCTTGCCAGCAAGTAAGATTCTTGTCACTCTCCAAGAAAATCAAGAAACATTGGAAATTGAAGCTGGGCAGCGATTCATTAAAATGGGCAGAGCGTGGAAAGTAGAAGCTATTGACAGAACTCATAAAGGGTTACTCAGATTGTGGTGTAAACAGGATCAGTTTAACTCAGCAGTTGACGATGTGGAGAATGAAATTGCTGATGCAAGGAAATATGTTTATGTGGTAGATATAACTAACACCGAAACAACCATTCAACAAGAAAATACATTACAGTTGAATGTGTCTGTCACACTTAATGGTCAATCTGTTTCGGGCATGGCAATTACATTTAGTTCAAGCGATACTAATATTGCTACAGTTGACACCAGTGGATTGGTTACTGCGGTTAATCCTGGAACTGTAACCATTACGGCTGCATTGGCTGAAAAATCAGATGTTAAGGATACTATCACACTCACTGTTGAAGCAGTTCAGCAAGACAATTACGTTTTAACAATCGTTGGTGATCCTGATATGAGAGTGACTCAAACTAAAACATGGAATGCCGTATTGACCAACAACGGTCAACAAGTTTCAATGCAACCGGCAACGTGGAGTATTACCAATACAACTGGAGGAACAACTGATCTCGTAACGATAACAAATCAGTCGAATAAAAGTTGCACGTTGAAAGCGAACAGCAATAATAAAACAGGTTACTTCAAGTTGATTTGCACGCTGAATGATGGGAGTTTGACGTCTGAAAAGCAGATACTGGTTAAGAGCTTGATTTAG
- a CDS encoding site-specific integrase: MSVAEKDKYYIAFVLAIYTGMRRGEILGLRWKDIDFDQAKISVQQTLYRPSNQGIIFQEPKTKSAKRRIAIPQFVLQELKRHKARQNKLRFEYGEGYQDHDLVVCYDDGRPQDPRNLLRHYERITKKSGLPPIRFHDLRHTHATMLLQMGEHPKVVSERLGHSRVGITMDVYSHVMPDMQKDAADNFEKMMKQKRSK; encoded by the coding sequence TTGTCTGTCGCTGAAAAGGACAAGTATTACATCGCTTTTGTACTCGCCATTTATACAGGGATGCGTCGCGGAGAGATCCTTGGTTTACGTTGGAAGGACATTGACTTTGACCAAGCGAAAATCAGCGTGCAGCAGACGCTTTACCGCCCGTCCAACCAGGGAATTATCTTTCAGGAGCCCAAAACAAAAAGCGCGAAGCGACGGATTGCTATTCCGCAATTTGTGCTCCAGGAGTTGAAGCGGCATAAAGCTCGACAGAACAAATTACGTTTCGAGTACGGTGAGGGCTATCAGGACCACGATCTGGTTGTCTGTTACGATGACGGGCGCCCACAAGACCCGCGAAACCTGCTCAGGCATTACGAGCGGATCACCAAGAAAAGCGGCCTGCCTCCCATCCGCTTCCACGATCTGCGCCATACGCATGCAACCATGTTGCTGCAGATGGGGGAGCATCCCAAGGTCGTATCAGAACGCCTGGGCCACAGCCGTGTGGGGATCACAATGGACGTGTACAGTCATGTCATGCCGGACATGCAAAAAGATGCGGCTGACAACTTCGAAAAAATGATGAAGCAGAAACGCTCAAAATGA
- a CDS encoding response regulator transcription factor yields the protein MKGSLLLVEDDPEIARVVRDTLRRENYHVTWSTSGLEGWEDFLKQSYDLVLVDLMLPEMDGFDLCKNIRWKSDVPILIISARKEDEVKVKGLHLGADDYLTKPFSLAELKARVESLLRRWRRYKGQPVPENETEYMGGLTLYWDRQKAELDGFEIALTAKEFDLLSVLAQHPETVFSKRELYQHVWQQADAAGLHTVTVHIKSLREKLADPVKNPRFIQTVWGKGYRFIGEPL from the coding sequence ATGAAGGGCAGCCTGCTGCTGGTAGAAGACGATCCGGAAATCGCCCGCGTTGTTCGCGATACGTTAAGGAGGGAAAACTATCATGTGACGTGGTCGACTAGCGGTCTGGAAGGGTGGGAAGATTTTTTAAAGCAATCTTACGATCTTGTGCTCGTCGATCTGATGCTGCCGGAGATGGACGGCTTTGACCTTTGCAAAAATATTCGCTGGAAAAGCGACGTCCCGATCCTGATCATCAGCGCACGCAAAGAAGACGAAGTCAAGGTGAAGGGCCTTCATCTCGGCGCAGACGACTATTTGACGAAACCGTTTAGCCTGGCGGAACTTAAAGCCCGCGTGGAGTCGCTGCTTCGCCGGTGGCGGCGTTACAAAGGGCAACCGGTGCCGGAGAACGAAACCGAATACATGGGCGGCCTGACCTTGTATTGGGATCGGCAGAAGGCTGAACTGGACGGCTTCGAAATTGCTTTGACGGCCAAAGAATTCGATTTGCTGAGCGTGCTGGCGCAGCATCCCGAAACGGTCTTTTCCAAAAGAGAATTGTACCAGCACGTTTGGCAGCAAGCGGACGCGGCAGGATTGCATACCGTCACGGTCCACATTAAATCGCTTCGGGAAAAGCTTGCCGACCCGGTGAAAAATCCGCGGTTTATCCAGACCGTGTGGGGAAAAGGCTACCGGTTTATCGGTGAACCGCTATGA
- a CDS encoding HAMP domain-containing sensor histidine kinase, which yields MKIKTWLLLSYFIVMILPLTAAYVLFVWVQAYHKDLNVEEYVQKQAHLQYLISVLDDPKWYEINAERAQVEKLIQPQVSIVLYNRDGVVLYTSDRLRVSPQFSLGRKQLYENLYSLQQGYRAYGYKQPVFSGPELVGFFDIQLSRDEWVSGVSQRGWLLIGVFIGLFTLIYLAVVRGVNRKLNSRLTHLMQQMTAFAKGETVQELPEGKDEIGQLTGHFHKMRRQIEAARKKLAQEQREKEFMIAAISHDLKTPLMSICAYAESLASEQELSASEREEYRGIIVEKANHMKQMLDDLLMHTLLQSPTYEIELVEVDGGEFFDMLVSDYELLCKEKHIQLLVRSDVSGNVRVNPNQMIRVANNLMSNALRHTKTGMRIWLAAASSDRLPMEWLFNFVKEEARLDTPDSVFFIVQNEGEGIAPDKLPHVFDPLYQADPARGKQAARGAGLGLSITRRILEKHGGDVAIYSKENIGTCVICRLPLMNEEGERT from the coding sequence ATGAAAATCAAAACGTGGCTGTTGCTGTCCTATTTTATCGTCATGATTCTCCCTTTGACCGCCGCGTATGTCCTGTTCGTCTGGGTTCAGGCCTATCATAAAGATTTGAATGTGGAAGAATACGTGCAAAAACAGGCTCATTTGCAATACTTGATCTCCGTTTTGGACGACCCGAAATGGTATGAAATAAACGCGGAACGTGCGCAAGTTGAAAAGCTGATTCAACCGCAGGTTTCGATCGTTCTCTATAATCGCGACGGCGTTGTGCTTTACACTTCGGATCGTTTGCGCGTTTCGCCGCAATTTTCACTTGGCAGGAAACAATTGTACGAAAATCTGTATTCCCTGCAACAAGGCTACCGCGCATACGGCTACAAGCAGCCAGTTTTTTCAGGCCCCGAACTGGTCGGGTTTTTCGACATCCAATTGAGCCGCGACGAATGGGTTTCGGGCGTATCGCAGCGCGGTTGGCTCTTGATCGGCGTTTTTATAGGCTTGTTTACGCTGATCTACTTGGCCGTCGTGAGGGGGGTCAATCGCAAGTTAAACAGCAGATTGACTCATTTGATGCAGCAAATGACCGCTTTCGCCAAAGGGGAAACCGTCCAGGAATTGCCCGAGGGGAAAGACGAGATCGGACAATTAACCGGACACTTTCACAAAATGCGCAGGCAAATCGAGGCTGCAAGAAAAAAGCTCGCGCAAGAGCAGCGGGAAAAAGAATTCATGATTGCGGCCATTTCCCATGACTTGAAAACGCCGCTGATGTCGATTTGCGCTTATGCCGAGTCGCTGGCTTCGGAGCAGGAGTTGTCCGCGAGCGAGCGGGAAGAGTACCGCGGAATTATCGTCGAGAAAGCCAACCACATGAAACAGATGCTGGACGATTTATTGATGCATACCTTGCTGCAGTCGCCTACCTATGAGATCGAACTGGTGGAAGTGGACGGCGGTGAATTTTTCGACATGCTGGTTTCCGATTATGAGCTGTTGTGCAAAGAAAAACATATCCAGCTCCTCGTTCGCAGCGATGTGAGTGGAAATGTCCGGGTGAACCCGAATCAAATGATCCGCGTCGCGAACAATCTGATGAGCAATGCGCTGCGGCATACGAAAACGGGAATGCGGATCTGGCTTGCGGCCGCTTCGTCGGATCGCCTCCCCATGGAGTGGCTGTTCAATTTCGTGAAAGAAGAGGCCCGGTTGGATACGCCGGACAGCGTATTTTTTATCGTTCAAAATGAAGGAGAGGGCATTGCGCCAGACAAGCTTCCGCACGTGTTTGATCCGCTTTATCAGGCAGATCCGGCTCGAGGAAAACAAGCTGCCCGCGGGGCCGGCCTTGGACTTAGCATTACGAGGCGAATTTTGGAGAAGCATGGCGGCGACGTTGCGATTTACTCCAAGGAGAATATCGGAACCTGCGTAATCTGCCGCCTGCCCTTAATGAACGAAGAAGGTGAACGGACATGA
- a CDS encoding LolA family protein, with product MTKIKRKGCLGLIGLMMVGLFGCSSNPDFLPEQVLQHALDRSHEPSAHYVEVEMKTTDGTGKEPELILMKEWVSKDGKRRTEAEAQDGSAKTVTIHDGARLIIYQPELKQAMVSDDPELLQIGQTSPKKQVEQLLQMIQQTHEISARGEEEIADRTTYRVMAKAKDSTTLLGDQELWIDKENWMVLKSVSTSGNIRTETTYTKVELNPDIPADTFALELPEDVEIQDLNEMNSTREITMEEAVESIGKTFLHIPEKDGLAISRIELTELQGVLKRNEVNLDYRKDGVPYFTMSVFPSQEDSEGEEQSAALPGEKPVKIRGQAGVWMEMNDFRSLVWQEQRLSYSVLFIDPNLSLDEFKALADTMIPVQRG from the coding sequence ATGACAAAGATAAAGAGAAAAGGATGTTTGGGCTTGATCGGGCTGATGATGGTCGGACTTTTCGGCTGTTCGTCCAACCCGGACTTTTTACCGGAACAAGTTCTTCAACATGCGCTGGATCGATCGCATGAACCTAGCGCGCATTACGTCGAAGTTGAAATGAAAACTACCGATGGGACAGGAAAAGAGCCGGAGCTGATCCTCATGAAAGAATGGGTGAGCAAGGACGGCAAAAGGCGGACCGAGGCGGAGGCTCAGGACGGAAGCGCGAAGACGGTTACCATCCATGACGGCGCCCGGCTGATCATCTATCAGCCTGAGCTCAAGCAGGCGATGGTCAGCGATGATCCGGAACTGCTCCAAATCGGACAAACGTCGCCGAAAAAGCAAGTCGAGCAACTGCTGCAAATGATTCAGCAAACCCATGAGATTTCCGCCCGCGGGGAAGAAGAAATTGCCGACCGAACAACGTACCGGGTCATGGCCAAGGCGAAAGACAGCACCACGTTGTTAGGGGATCAGGAACTGTGGATCGACAAGGAAAATTGGATGGTTTTAAAATCGGTTTCGACATCCGGCAACATTCGAACGGAAACAACATACACCAAAGTGGAGCTGAATCCGGATATTCCGGCCGATACGTTTGCGCTTGAACTTCCCGAAGACGTTGAAATTCAAGATTTGAACGAAATGAATTCAACCCGCGAAATCACCATGGAGGAAGCGGTTGAGAGCATTGGAAAAACGTTTCTCCATATTCCCGAAAAGGACGGACTCGCCATTTCCCGCATCGAATTGACGGAATTGCAAGGCGTGCTGAAACGAAATGAGGTGAATCTGGATTACCGGAAGGACGGGGTTCCTTATTTCACGATGTCCGTATTTCCGTCTCAGGAAGATTCCGAAGGGGAAGAGCAATCCGCGGCCCTTCCCGGCGAGAAACCTGTCAAGATTCGCGGCCAAGCAGGGGTATGGATGGAAATGAATGATTTCCGTTCGCTCGTTTGGCAGGAACAGAGGCTGAGCTACTCTGTCCTGTTTATCGATCCTAATTTGTCGCTGGATGAGTTCAAAGCGCTGGCGGATACGATGATTCCTGTTCAAAGGGGGTGA
- a CDS encoding M56 family metallopeptidase translates to MNILPNNLVMISVVALAVIMNVVSVWLPKKAATAAKILLAAAALTGLFVRLPVGQAILLTAIGAHAYAAFSELIDRNKREMRMALRQKLQEVRAVEIVQRKDARRLAADVALTGLVSLGAVLFFGLAPETYAALKVFIVFMMISVSIQTIERAANFYSVRLYWLPEEEHLVVLSRFQPRDFPLRELKEASVWSSPDLLRLHPFFTFMSSHQDYTRSFGQVLKLSFPGETIYLSPDNAVHWHRLLAPFASASDRTGGKEKKVLPLWHPAVLKRLFWKGYYASTVKGVSAYTGLLAILLWLKAPAWAVGLFVLLWWGLNFYVSDRVLIAATDAEPITEGEIFERAQTIFRKAGIPHTRLFSVDSPDYNGFAVGMNIGRGAIMLTTATLQLPSPSVEAILAHEAAHIRKRDVLTNQLARFLFIGLLAGMAYLFFDQLKWLAENFKIAMFLLVYVFAFVFPMYLSFIAQWTEVRADFTGATWLSGGTAQMGQGLTELAAALDRDLEKSMAHRMADGRSSTGRASSLERDSWLWRFLEFQFMAHPPLYWRINSLARSGNWREARRRWLKDRFKESLPS, encoded by the coding sequence ATGAACATTTTGCCCAATAATCTGGTCATGATATCGGTCGTTGCGCTGGCCGTCATCATGAACGTCGTTTCGGTCTGGCTGCCGAAAAAAGCCGCAACCGCTGCGAAAATTTTGTTGGCGGCAGCGGCGCTGACCGGGTTGTTCGTCCGCTTGCCGGTTGGACAGGCGATACTGCTGACGGCCATCGGCGCCCATGCATATGCCGCTTTTTCGGAGTTGATTGATCGAAATAAACGGGAGATGCGAATGGCGCTCCGGCAAAAACTGCAGGAAGTCCGGGCGGTCGAAATCGTTCAGCGCAAAGATGCGAGGCGATTGGCGGCGGATGTCGCGTTGACCGGCTTGGTCAGTCTGGGGGCGGTGCTGTTTTTTGGGCTGGCGCCTGAAACCTATGCGGCATTGAAGGTGTTTATCGTCTTTATGATGATTTCCGTATCGATACAGACGATAGAACGGGCGGCGAATTTTTATTCCGTCCGCCTGTATTGGCTTCCGGAGGAGGAACATCTTGTCGTGCTGTCCCGGTTTCAGCCGAGGGATTTTCCGCTCCGGGAATTGAAAGAGGCAAGCGTCTGGTCGTCTCCCGACCTGCTCAGGCTGCATCCGTTTTTTACGTTCATGTCTTCACATCAGGATTATACCCGTTCGTTCGGACAAGTGCTGAAGCTTTCGTTTCCCGGGGAAACGATTTACTTGTCGCCGGATAACGCCGTTCATTGGCACCGGCTCCTTGCTCCTTTCGCTTCCGCTTCGGACAGAACCGGCGGGAAAGAGAAAAAGGTGCTGCCTTTGTGGCACCCTGCCGTGCTGAAACGGTTGTTTTGGAAAGGTTATTATGCCTCAACCGTTAAAGGCGTTTCCGCATATACCGGACTTTTGGCGATATTGCTTTGGCTTAAAGCGCCGGCATGGGCTGTCGGCCTGTTCGTCTTGTTATGGTGGGGTTTGAATTTTTACGTTTCGGATCGGGTGTTAATCGCTGCGACGGATGCCGAACCGATCACGGAAGGGGAAATTTTTGAGCGGGCGCAAACGATTTTCAGAAAAGCCGGCATTCCCCATACCCGCCTGTTTTCCGTCGATTCGCCGGATTATAACGGCTTTGCCGTCGGGATGAATATCGGACGCGGCGCGATTATGCTGACGACAGCTACATTGCAATTGCCGTCCCCGTCCGTCGAAGCGATATTGGCCCACGAAGCGGCCCATATCCGCAAGCGCGATGTGTTGACGAATCAGCTGGCGCGGTTTCTTTTTATCGGCTTGCTGGCCGGCATGGCGTATCTGTTTTTCGATCAACTGAAGTGGCTCGCGGAAAATTTCAAAATTGCGATGTTTCTGTTGGTTTACGTTTTCGCGTTCGTTTTCCCCATGTATCTTTCCTTTATCGCTCAGTGGACGGAAGTGAGAGCGGATTTTACCGGCGCAACCTGGCTTTCCGGGGGAACTGCGCAGATGGGGCAAGGATTGACGGAATTGGCGGCCGCCCTGGATCGCGATCTCGAGAAATCCATGGCGCACCGCATGGCCGACGGCCGTTCGTCGACGGGCCGCGCTTCGAGTCTGGAACGGGATTCGTGGCTCTGGAGATTTCTCGAATTTCAATTCATGGCCCACCCGCCGTTGTATTGGCGGATCAACAGTCTCGCTCGCAGCGGAAATTGGCGCGAAGCGAGAAGGCGCTGGCTGAAGGACCGATTCAAGGAATCGCTGCCCAGCTAA